One genomic region from Sylvia atricapilla isolate bSylAtr1 chromosome 16, bSylAtr1.pri, whole genome shotgun sequence encodes:
- the IFT52 gene encoding intraflagellar transport protein 52 homolog, producing MESGPRNAIVFNASKGESFTPAGGYKALRKRLRGSWKVQSLKDEITSERLFGVKLWITAGPREKFSADEFSALKKFLEDGGAILVMLREGGESQNGTNINFLLEEYGIIFNNDAVVRNVYYKYHHPKEALISDGVLNRGISEAAKKTVLETTDEDGRGHDSQALTFVYPFGATLNVMKPAVAVLSTGSVCFPLNRPILAFYQHESKGGKMAALGSSHMFNDQYLDKEENGKIMDVLFQWLTTSDINLNQMDMEDPEISDYTVLPDTAALSEQLRVCLQEGEENPRDFTKLFDTSLYQLDTTALPSVIKAYEELNVQHEPLQLIQPEFETPLPVLQPAVFPPAFRELPPPALELFDLDETFSSEKARLAEITNKCTDDDLEFYVRKCGDILGVTSELPKDKQDAKYILEHIFFQVVEFKKLNQEHDTDPSEAGFQNGT from the exons ATGGAGAGCGGCCCGCGCAATGCCATAGTGTTCAACGCCTCCAAGGGCGAGAGCTTCACGCCGGCCGGCGGCTACAAGGCCCTGCGGAAGAGGCTGCGCGGCAGCTGGAAGGTGCAGAG CTTAAAAGATGAGATCACGTCTGAGAGACTGTTTGGGGTGAAATTGTGGATTACTGCAGGACCTAGAGAGAAGTTCAGTGCTGATGAG ttttctgctctgaagaaaTTCCTGGAGGATGGTGGGGCCATCCTGGTGATGCTGAGAGAAGGTGGAGAGTCCCAGAATGGCACAAATATTAACTTCTTGTTAGAAGAATATGGGATCATTTTCAATAATG atGCTGTGGTACGAAATGTGTATTACAAGTACCACCACCCAAAAGAAGCACTAATCTCTGATGGAGTTTTGAACAG GGGAATCAGTGAAGCTGCCAAGAAAACAGTGCTTGAGACAACAGATGAAGATGGCAGGGGCCATGACTCACA agctctcaCCTTTGTTTACCCTTTTGGAGCCACACTGAATGTGATGAAGCCAGCAGTGGCAGTTCTGTCCACAGGGTCTGTTTGCTTCCCACTCAACAGGCCTATCCTGGCTTTCTATCAGCATGAG AGTAAAGGTGGAAAGATGGCAGCACTGGGATCTTCCCACATGTTCAATGACCAGTATTtagataaagaagaaaatggtaAGATCATG GATGTGCTTTTCCAGTGGCTCACAACATCAGATATCAACTTAAACCAGATGGATATGGAGGACCCTGAG ATTTCAGACTACACCGTGCTCCCAGACACAGCCGCGCTCTCCGAGCAGCTGCGGGTCTgcctgcaggaaggagaggagaaccCGAGAGACTTCACAAAGCTGTTTGATACATCCCTTTATCAGCTGGACACAACTGCCCTCCCTTCAGTTATCAA agcttATGAAGAACTGAATGTGCAACATGAACCCCTCCAACTCATTCAGCCTGAATTTGAGACTCCACTTCCTGTCCTCCAGCCAGCT gTTTTCCCACCTGCTTTCAGAGAattgcctcctcctgctctggaaCTGTTTGACTTGGATGAAactttttcctctgagaaagCACGTCTTGCAGAGATCACAAACAAAT GCACTGATGATGACCTGGAGTTCTACGTGCGGAAATGCGGCGACATCCTGGGGGTGACCAGTGAACTCCCTAAGGACAAGCAAGATGCCAAATATATCCTGGAGCACATCTTCTTCCAAGTGGTGGAGTTTAAGAAACTGAATCAG GAACACGATACTGACCCAAGTGAAGCTGGATTCCAGAATGGTACCTGA
- the LOC136368283 gene encoding uncharacterized protein, translating to MLSTQRHSTSILTRKEILENGFLARSSSQSHSSPVLSYYMDSSSPSTSNTWELPLDLENTASGSSLCVVRQVESLSSCVKTELHSLTQGTSDLSLVCFCKAHRGQAPFELSALPCEHPSRDGCLMNVASQNTSTPCKKDKHCKTLETLLFKSSELAGDTSALGNVPVPRWDISAIKSYMDTSMSLDVSTEEFRLLGCPKPDTPSLETPVVIPLAWPGAFKKHPVLLHRSATQESQPSDPEAVPVFLHQAL from the coding sequence ATGCTGTCCACCCAGAGGCACAGTACCAGCATCCTGACCAGAAAGGAAATCCtagaaaatggctttttggcCAGGTCCTCCAGCCAGAGCCATTCTTCTCCTGTTCTGAGTTATTACATGGACTCCAGCAGTCCTTCCACATCCAACACGTGGGAGCTTCCCCTGGACTTGGAGAACACAGCAAGTGGCAGCTCTCTGTGTGTTGTGAGGCAGGTGGAGtctctgagcagctgtgtgAAGACTGAGCTGCACAGCCTGACCCAAGGCACCTCTGACCTCAGTCTTGTCTGCTTCTGCAAGGCCCACCGTGGCCAGGCCCCCTTTGAGCTGTCTGCTTTGCCCTGTGAGCACCCCAGCAGAGATGGCTGCCTGATGAATGTGGCATCACAGAACACCTCGACACCTTGCAAGAAAGACAAGCACTGCAAAACACTGGAGACCCTGCTCTTCAAGAGCTCTGAGCTGGCTGGAGACACCTCAGCCCTTGGGAACGTGCCAGTACCCAGGTGGGACATCTCAGCAATAAAATCCTATATGGACACCAGCATGTCCCTCGATGTAAGCACTGAGGAGTTCCGGTTACTGGGATGCCCCAAACCAGACACACCATCTCTGGAGACCCCTGTGGTGATTCCTCTGGCTTGGCCTGGTGCCTTCAAGAAGCACCCCGTGCTACTCCACAGGTCTGCCACCCAGGAGAGCCAGCCGAGTGACCCTGAGGCTGTCCCTGTGTTTCTGCACCAGGCTCTGTGA